Genomic window (Nicotiana sylvestris chromosome 7, ASM39365v2, whole genome shotgun sequence):
taaaataagactgaccattaaaacaaactatttttttttggtattttttcaagattaaaaatgactacaaaacattaatggaacaatttttttttgtaattttcatttttcttgtaataaaataaagtaaaagagtaaaaattaatTGAAATAGCTATagtaggcctaaattaaatatttacgtgctaaaatatgaaaaatcttggggagggtcaaaaatcacatgtctacaataatTGTTCGATTAATTAGAAACCATGAGTGAATTGTATGAAAGGGGAAGTTTACAAGAACACAATAGGATTAGTGAATCGATCAAAACCCTGGAATATTGTCTTtactgaatacacaacaaccattttgttgcttgataatttagttactaCTTAGAATTATAGTTTAgtataattaaattcttgaactCGAATTGGCTCAACTGAATAACAATCTTGGTGAATTTAGTAGGTAGTTAATACAAGTCGATGTGGGATCGACACTCgacttatcattttattacttgtacggccatgtatacttgcgtgtgcgtttgagGCAActgtattattttaatttttatatatggGTAGTGGGTAGGGTGGGCCAGGTCAGACTGGGTCATTTCTATTTTAATTAGATTATTATTTATTTcactgaaaataaaaaaaatcatgaaataagaaaatactattgaaaatttgtattttcatatCACTATAATTTTTATGTGAGTTAgtaaaatttttatgatttttgtatATGAAAATATAATTATATGACTTTGATGAAAAAGCCATAATTATATGAGCATTCGTATAATTTTACTCAATAGTACCTCTTAGTTTGTCAATTACTATAATTTATTAAATTGTTTAATAAAAGTATTGATGGAGCAAAATAGGCCAGTTTCCAATCCCCAAAAGGCTTAGAGCCGAAAGTTAACCGGCCATTATTCTTGACTTTTTGGTGTAATAATTGTCTATCGTATGTCATTTTTGGTCTTTGTAATTTCCAATTATTAGGAATTTGGACTTaaagtttgttttttttttcctccaCAAAAAGCAAAATAAAACAGCATCTTCTTGTTTCTATCTGTTCAGAAAAATCCTTCTTTCCTTTGATCCATTCTCCTCATTTATTCATAGCTTTTTATTTACCTATTTGAGCAAATAACATGTATAAATGTTTCACAGGTAAGTAATGATTTAAATTCATTCAAAAGAAGTTTCGGAATATACATTATTTTCTGTTACATATAGCAGTCTTTCGACAGTGTTTAGTAGTATTTGGTAGAGGCAATAATTAAAAGGGGATATTTCACATAAGAACAATTGAGCTCAATACTTTTCAATTTTACAGCCCTTTTTTGAATTTCCAATCAACGAGCCCAAAAATAATAAGCTAAaattcaacatccaactccaataggttctagaaattactatttaatttttaaaaaagatttctcaagcttttaagttaattttcgaatcagtaactatgattcaaatattagttcaacaaatcaaatccatttgggtggtaaaattagatttttaacaagcttaaatatgtgggtttaaatttcgaatttggttttgtgagaaatttgaagtgagtgttatttagacttgttagaaatagtataagaaggttgtatataaattttgaagtcatttaatggagaattgaactggttttgaacaagaattgcaattgaaaatcgtggaagaagttcgtctacataTGCCcatgtataaaggtgtataaaagtgtataatagtgtttatacactcatatacactatttaatacaagattatacaaaaaactgacttcgtcttcttccttgagtcttttttgaaatttaactcaaatcttgctcaaatcacttcaaatttaaattctgaactccttttgatattttcaattaATTGGAAACAAaactcaatccaaacaactaacaaattcaAAGTTTTCAACTTTCGAAAATAAAGCTTTGAATgaccttcaatggtggacttctactattcaattttcttacattgcaactAGGTGACACATGGGGAGAAACAGTAATGGCGGACggccccttgaagcatatgtagaagatgtgagaagaagagagagtgaaagtaATGGTTGTGAGAACACATATTTGACTCCACAGTTTTTAGAAGCAATGGTCGTAAGAACACATATTTTAaatttgctagtgctttcaaaatatgtacaatatgggctaGGTCGGGTAAGACTTAAAAATATAAGCCATTTTTGTTATGGTGTAAAGTCacgtgtattttcttgtaattctttctaattaaaatatatttaaaattaaaaatttaaaaaaaggcaCTCCATCCATCTTATTTCGTGTTTAAAAAAtaatcatatttttatatttCAAAATTATTCAATTATATCATTCCTATTTTATCTCTACTGGCATTAAAATATTGGGACCACTTGATATAGAAGTTCACTTTTTATTAAAAGAGAAAAACATGAAAACACATGTTAAAACTGTTTCCACAATTCATTTAATTGTGGGAGTAAAGTGCAATTTTTAATGTCCGTATATATTTAGGTTAATTTGTCAAAGTACATTTTTCTATCTTAAATTTAGTGCAAGTCAAACATACTAGGTAAATACGACGAAATGAGCTATTTCAAAACCAAtattttgaattaaaaaattaaCATCCAAGGGTAAAATAGCATAGATGCTCATGTGTCCAAATTTTTAGCGAACAAAATTATCTTACGGTTGAGATAACAGATATCCGTAAACTTAATTAAAATACGTACAAATTAAAGGGTAGTCCAGTACATAAAATATATATCCCGCATTCACACAAGATCGGAGGAAAGGTTGTACCGATGTAATGTAGACAACCTACTATAATGCTAACATTAGTAGTTGCTTTCACGACTCAAAGCCGTAACTTAGTCATAACGACAACTTTACCGTTACTCCAAGTCTCCCCTCCATAATTTATACGTATAACGGACAACCCAGTGCACTCAGCTCCCGCTATGCATATGGTCATGGGAAGAATTGAACCACAAGGGTCTAGTATACGTATCCTTATCCTGCATTTTTACAAGAAGATATTTTCACAGCTCGAATAGGTAGGCATAGAGCAAAGGACATTCAAGAGTACAAATGTATAATGATGACAAGTAACAAGCAGAGCAGTATAGTACTTTATGTTGGGTACATCTCATTAAAATCCCCCACCAACTACAAACTGAAATTTGCAGTAAAATTAGGATCAATTAACATCAATGTCTCTTCAACTTTTATTACCCTTTACCTACCTCATTACCTCTCCTAACTACACTCTTCTAACTTTCTGATCTTAGCTGATGCCCCTGAAACCAAAATCATTAGTAACTTATTTGAGACTGAAACGTAATCATTATTATtattgtaaaataaaataatatactAGGAGCTTTTAAAAAAATGTAGTTTCATAAATAAAGTAGCACAACTTATTCTTATGGCTTGTTTAGGCAATTGATAATAAATCAGTTGTGTACAAGTCTATTTACAATTAGGGGTGTTCATCGGTATGTACGGTATAATATTTAgatatttttgtttggtatttttagtgggcgtttggacataagaattgcaaaattccaaaaaaaatgatttttttttggtaattgaaaattagagttgtgtttggacatgaatataattttgggttattttaaacttttttgtgagtgatttgagtgaaaattttataaaaataactttttgtagtttttcaaattttcgaaaaattccaagattCATATTCaactgaaaattgaaaattttatgccTAAACATAGGtttcaaaaaaaagtaaaaaaaattcggaaaaaaattgaaaaactttTCATGGCCAAACGGGTCTTTAGTATtcgattttttaaaatattataccAATACCAAACCTGATTAATTCGGCATGATTCGATTTTTCTTCTTTCGATTTCAGTTTATTAAGTCTGGTAACTTCGGTTTATTCGAGTCGAATATTAACTAATGCATAAAGTCATAGACTGTAATATTCTTACGTAAGGTACTCACAAATacgaaaataaaaatattataataTATTGAGGGAAAAAAAAGATGGAAACCAAAAATGCTAAACCTAGACAATATTTATGCTATAATTAATGATACGTGCATCGTATGACTTATATATTTTGGTACGGTATCGGTATTTCAGTATTTTATTTTTAAGTTCCGAATACCATACCTGTTGGTATTATTGTgttcaaaaatcagaaaatcagagAAGCAAGCAAACTTTAGTTCAATAAACAAATCGTAAAATAATTCCGAGCCTACTGAATGCatagtgtgtccttaaggaatttaattcccTCACTATtgcccaaggttatggattaatTCCTCACATGATAGAACGGAATAACTATTGTGTGATATCGGCACTACAAATCACAGAACTTCAGTGAACTCAACAAACAGAGCAAATCACACGTGACACTTATATTTATTTGGAAAATAATGCAACAATATAGAAAAGATGGGAGAAGTTTTTAGATTTTCCATATCTGAAAAATGAGGCCAAGCCTCTAAATTTATAGACAAAGGAAGGGTGAGATAGAAAGGTGCAATCCAAAAGGTGCtcttccatttcccattcacaccCTTTAAAGAAAACACGCAACAATACCTAATACTAATATTTATATTTCTTTTAATCCAAGTAACATACTAAATACCGAAAATATCGAATGTCaaataccaattttttttttattttaatatgataatTCGTTATTTACCGAACTATGCACGACCTTGTCTACACCTATTAGAAAGTATAAAGATGAATGGAAGTTTTTAGAATAGTCTAAAAGAAGAAGGTGTTAGGGAAAATATATTTGTGTAGATAGAACGATAACGAGGGGCAATGATTTCCAACTTTGTGAAGAGAAATGAAGAGAATCATATTTGGTGGACCTAAAGCTAAAAGAAAGTGTAATGTCTTAAATTGTAGAGCACTGTCAGGTTTAAGGTTATGATGATTTAGTTAAATCTTGGTATAAAATGGTCCTTTTTCTGATTTGGTAAAGGCTATGTAATCCCCTCAAACAGTTATATATATTGAATTTTCAAATAAATGATATCTCGACATTGATTCTGGTGGGGTATGCAGTTTTTTCAATTTGAATGTCCAAATATTTACATATTCGAATATGTTTAGGAGGTGTTTGgatataaaaattataatttttgaaaaaaataatattggaagttaagttgaaaaatgcatcttgaaatttgaaattatacTTGGACACgtatttcacttgaaaaaataatttaattttgtgAGTGGGAAAaaataatttcgaaaattttgaaaaagtggTCAAAACTTGATTTTTGAAAATCTCCCAAACTTACAAAATTTCATGAATAAACacgtctttttttttttaaatccggAAAAAAAATCTATGAACTAATGGATCCTTAGTATGGCCAAAAATGTTATACGTAAAAAATAGTTTAAGATCAACCTTTTTGACAATTATGTTGGGTATTCAAGTTAGTAGTATAGCTTATATCAATAGTATATAATGTGGGAGAGTGTTTATATGTTGGTTGagcaggaaaaaaaaaagaacaccaACAATAATTAAGATAATTGTAAGGAAATAACTAAAATCAAACCACAAAATGATGTGGTGGATAGATGTAATTCATTCACCCTTAATCGGATACAttcttataaataaataaattttttggTAAAAACGTTTCTCCCCTAATGAGTTCTACATAATTCAAAATAGTCGGACAATTGGTTTTGCATATCAGAAAGTTAAACAAAACACTGATACCAAAGAATGATTAAGTTATTTTATACTAATACCAAAGAATGATTAAGTCATTTTCTACTAATATATATATTTAAGAAAATTTTCAGTATCTTAAAGTATAGTCAAAAGTACTTGATTATACAAGTTGAAAGATCTACCCCAAAACCATTTTATAATTTTATGTGTTCAACTTTTTATCCAATTCGACACACAAAAACCAAGAAGTTTGATTAATGATTGTCCATTTTCATTAAGATGATAATAACTACCAAAAGCATAAGAAGATACCTTAATGTGGCGGGCGGAAGCACACTTTATGAAGCGGTGTCACCGCTTCGTCGAATttttttactaaatatatatattaataccGTGAGGAAATAAATAAATAGGAAAAAATGATACTACCTGACATAAATTATCTTTTGGTGTGTTGATTATATGCTTGATTTTGCTCTAAGAGGTTAGAGGTTTGAACCTTAACTAGCAAATTTTTTTTGCAAATATTTGAAAGAGCCTCTATGGTTAAAAATTGTGATGAAGTAGAATTGAACTCATGACATTTTCTACTTATGATTCAACAAAACTAATAGACTAAGACTATTTCTTCTCTAAAAGTATGATAATTAAAGTTATTATTCTCGTTCTTCTATAAATTTCGACACCGCTTCTAAAAATTCGCCGTGAATGTGGGGATGCTTGTTTTAATGCAATATAAATCACTATCATCATAACTCTTCCTTGTGTTGTCCACTTCACCCCCATTTTTTGTATTCTTCTATATCCTTTGCCTCCTTTGTTTCCTACAAAATAATTGTCCTTTCAGCTAAATAATGCCAATAAATAATTAATTGTTTGAATGGTGTGTTCCAATTCTTATTATTGATCATGTTTCCCTCTCCTTCCCCTATGTAATAGGAAAAATTTTAACAAGGGTCTGTTTGGAAAGCCCTCTGTAATTACAGTAATTATACAATTTAATAATTACATAGTATTGTAATTACAACGACATATTTGTTTATCATGACATGTGTTATATTTAGTTGTACAAGTGCAATTATAtagataaataaatatttttttaagattaaCATGTGATAATTTCACTGTGTGataaatatttatatgtataatAGATATTAAATATTATCTATTATCATATATTAAAAATGCATTTTCTTTTacaagaaaatattttaaataaattataaagtAATGCATAATATCATAAAAATAATTGGTATCCATATAAATAATATTGTAATTTAAAAGGGAACGATAAAGCTTTCAATAACAAATTAAAATTCTTTACCAACTCATGTGAATGTTATCATTCTTTTTTTAATCTAAATTATTCTTCTACCCTAATTTCACCCCTTCTAAAACGTAAAATTTTTTAGCGCACAATACCATAGCtcaatacatttcatatttttactCAACACATTCTTTTTGGATTAAGCTTAAGAAACAAAACAAATCATGATGTCCCAATTTATATGTCATacatttttatttataaataatttaattttaaaatttttatgttACTTTTAATGAACTAATTTACAATCATACAAATATCTATGATTGGTTTGAGAACAGgttttaaaattttttatttttttttcttaagtTGCATGCCGAATCAAAAGCCGCTATATAAATTAGAACAAGGGAAATAGTATTTATTTTGTCGTATCTTATATGGTGTATTTGACGTATTTTCATTGTAAGAATGCTCGAAATTTTCTTGACatacaaatgtaaataaaatcTGACCAAAAAAATTTACATACTATAAAGTACATTTAGTACCCGTTTGGTCACAGATTTTGCCACAATAaatttgggttttatttggcaaacacatgtttggccataaattttgccTACATTTTGGCAAAATCCCAAATCCTAAAACCAGCTCAATAGCTGGTTTTGGACCAAAATATTACTattacattttttaaaaattgtcccaaacttttgtattttataaaatagcccaccatttattattttgtaacaatgttgcttcgtcttctcggtcatctgatagtgtatcatgtagttcattataaaaatgataattttgtaccaaatttatttatgttcaggactatAGTTTAcgataatataataataaatattatTGATAATGATATTGTTGGgatttgtgatagtttttagaatttgtgggtataagtcatgtttcatgtttttccaaaataaatttggaaaatatgttttgaaaactaaTGTCCAAACATATTTTCATCTTCAAATCAAATttcacccaaatcagatttttcaaaacaaatttggaaaTCTATGACTAAACATAGTATTTAATGTTTCAAATATATCACAATATCATAATTTAATAGGGAAAATAAGAGTGTTTATAGGACAGGTACAGTATTCTAGCAGGAATAATACTTTAAGCTGACACTTGAGTGGCCCAAGTAAAACTACTTAAACATAAGCATTAAATATTTCTAACGAATTTAACAAGCTAACCAAATTATTTAAAGAGTCCTAGTTGTGGTATAACTCAGGAGATTACATGAATAGAGTAGTTTCCCTTTCCTCCAACAGAATTTACCTCTTCTTCTGttctttatttaaaatttaaaattggaCCCCATAGAGCAGCACTGATCTGAGTGGGTTAAGATGAAAGTTACCATTCCATTTTGAGTTTTGACTCTCCCAGTTAGAACATGTGGACCCAATAACAATGGCATATCTGCAATAAAACCAAGAATCAAGTCCTTTTTTATTGGTAAAACAAAGTACAATTTTCAAAAGAAGCTCTATCGACAGGTTAGTTTTGTTTACTGAGGTTTCAGGTTAGTAAAAGTAGCCGTAATAAGTTGTCTAACAGCTGAGTATCTTTCAACATTATAATATTCTTGAGTTATTCTTTTTCTCGAATAATTTATTACTGAGGAAGAGTGAAGAGAAGGAACAATTATTCCTTGTAAATTCTTGTTAAAAActtattttatgttttttttttcaactggtggtgtgtgtgtgtgtgtgtgtggggggggggggtatagtAGTAGTGCTGTTGCTGCTGGCTGGTGCTTTACTTTGTGCTTAGTTCTCTACTTTCTTCATTATATGCTCTCACCCCCTCACAaatattctctctttttttctctctttttttctttttgagtgtGTATTaatattctttcttctttatgtTATTCTTCTTCTGATTCTGTTTAAGGGAAGTATTGAAGGTTCACCACCCAAATAGCAATGGCTGACATTGCTCATCCTCCTATGGAACAACTTCAAGACCTTGAGTACTGCATTGACTCCAATCCTCCTTGGCGTacacctctctctctctctctcactctcaGTGTGTGCTTTTGTGTGTAAAGTTTGAAACTTTTATGTTAAAGAGTTGAAGTTATGATATTACTACAAGTATTGGTTCATGGGGATGAAGTGGGAGGCTCATTTATTAGCTTTTTGAATAGGCTATGGCATTTACTGGCACTGTTCAATGTTTGAGAGAAGTGAAGGAGAAAGGATATTCCTTTATGTTTAttacttattcatcttttattttgTTGGGTTGGTTTTCTCTTATTGAATGATGCATTGAAGAGTGTGTTTTGTGTAGGTTTATGCCTTCATTGATTTGAGTATTGTTTTTTTGGGTTGGATGAGGCATATTGGGATGTTAAAATCAATGCTGGggacatttttttttttgttgtttattttccttttctctcACTTTTTTTTTTCTGTGCCCTCTTGGAGTGGACTAGGGGGTCCATTTTGAATTGATGAAAAAAGTTTCACATTTTGAAAGTTGGCAACTTTTGCTACATTTCTTAGGTGTTCTGTGTTTGGTGTGCCTTAAAGATGCTATTTTTTAATTGTCTTTACCATATGTTTGATGGTTCAAAATGGGGGGGACTGAGAATGTTGGTTAGCTATTGATATTTTCTTCTTCTGCTGCTTTCTGATTTTGTATGAAAGATTGTAACTTTGACATCTAATTCTTGTTATGACTGCAATCTTGGGCATTTGGGGTTGACAGAAGAGTTCATTTTCATAGCATTTCTTAACCATCCAATATTAAGGCTTCTCTTTCCTTAAGTAATATCGATTTCAggtaatttcccaaagaaaagaaaaaaaaggtgtTTTTCAAGTATCCAACAACAATGCACTTCTTGGAAATAGCCTGCGTCTCCATAGCGGAACTATATATGGAGAAACCTAAGAATGTTAGTTAAACAAAATTGAATGAATACCAATGATCAAGGACAAGTGATAATGAGAGAAATATAAATGCAGAGAATGGAGTCTCCAAATTTCAGTATTATTGGTTCTATGCTGCATTTGAGGACATCCATATTATACTGCATTTGAACATCTCATTTGCATTGTTGACTGGGAATGAGACAAGTGAGGTGCTTAGAAAATTCTGGGCTAGTTCATCCATTATGAATTTAAGCTGGAAATGAGGGCACAAATTCTTCAACCTGGTATTTCAGTTTTAAGCCTTGTTCTTATGCAGTCCAATTCAAGGATGGCTTAGTTAGTAGTGGGAATTCTAATGTCTGATGAAAATCTCTGGCCAGTTAGTCTCTTAACTGGTTTCCAGAAGGATGCTACCGTGTTAGAGCCATTTCATCTCGTGGAGTTGTCCGATGATTCAATTATTGCCACAAAGAATATATAATTTCTTGTGCTGATTCTGTGTGTAATTAAGTAAAGCTGGAGAAACTATTGGTGGGAAAAAAGAAGTTCGAAATCTTTTATAAGTAGGCGAAGTGATCTAATCATTTTCCCTTTTTGAACAGTACCGATGAGCTGATCTTAAGATTACAACATTATGAAGCATTGTCACTCTATCACTTTTGTATACTAAAACTGATTTTTCTTATCTGCAGCGGAAACCGTCTTGTTAGCCTTTCAAAATTACATATTAGTGCTTGGCACAAGTGTGATGATCCCCTCTTGGCTTGTACCCTTAATGGGTGGATCAGATGTAAGCTGATTCTCTAGTTATCAGATTGCATTAGCAGAAAACAGTGAATCTCAAGCTCATTTACTGATAAAAAATATCTGCTATTTCTCTATCCAGGGTGATAAGGCGAGGGTTATACAAACTCTGCTCTTTGTGGCTGGAATAAATACTCTTCTCCAAGCATTGTTTGGAACTAGGTTGCCAGCTGTTGTTGGAGGTTCATTTGCATATGTTATTCCTATCGTCTATATAATTAGCGACTCACATCTTCAACGAATTAGTGAGCCACATGTAGTAAGTCTTCCAATCTCAGTCATTCCTCTATCCATTTTGCTCCAATGATCAACAGACTCGTTCAAAGCTGAAATTTTGTAGCCTAGGTTGCCTTGGTTTTGTAAACCTGATCAATTGAGATATTACCAAATTGATCTTTACTTTCTTTTTCGTGATATACCCTTAATTTTCTGTAAAAAAAGAAGAGGTTTGAGGATCTAAACTTTACTGCAGAGATTTGTACATACAATGCGAGCCATTCAAGGAGCATTAATTGTTGCATCTAGCATTCAAATTGTTTTGGGATACAGCCAAGTTTGGGGGCTTTTCTCACGGTATGGTACCAGTAGTTTATTGTTCAGTaaggcagggtccatacatggccATATTCTTGACTGTCTTGCTTCATGTTTACAGCTTCTTCAGTCCCCTAGGGATGGCACCCGTTGTGGGATTagttggtttgggcctatttcagCGAGGATTTCCTGCAGTAAGTATTTGTTGCTACTGTTGGACATTTGTCTTGAATTCTAACGTTTATTTGTTCCTTGTCAAAATTTGTTAAATATTTCTCACCATAATTGGGAACTCGACTTGATGCATTCTTAAGCTCTATAAGGCTTCTCTCCAGTTTGCCAGCACTTGAGAAAAATTCCAGATTCCAATACGAGATGGAGCTTTTCACTTGTTTATAAGTTATTTCCTGTCCCTGTTTTCTTATTATGGCATGCTATCGGGCTGTCTATAACCAAAAGATATTATAAGCTGAATTGCCTGGTTTACATTGGCTTTGAGACTTCTTTAATTCCATGCAAATTATGTGCAATTATTTCTAGAAAATCCGCCTCTTCCTTGTCTCCAGTTTTAGATTGTTGGATAATAATATGCGCACTTATTATACTCACTAATTCCTTGTAAAACAAGTGGTTAGCTCAATCATCTTTTCCGCTCTTATAATGAACTATTTCCCCATATTTGCAGCTAGGGAATTGCATTGAAATTGGGCTTCCAATGCTGTTGTTGGTGATTGGCTTATCACAAGTAAGTGGTGCTTTAAAATGGTTGAGCATTTCTCTCCCATGCTCTCTTGAGTTTACTCAGGTAACACATATGTTTTTGCAGTATCTAAAGAATGTTAAACCACTGAGGGATTTTCCAATTTTCGAGCGGTTTCCTGTTTTGATTTGTGTTACCATTATCTGGATATATTCCATTATTCTGACGGCTAGTGGGGCTTACCGTGACAAATCAAATAAAACTCAGCATAATTGCCGCACTGATAGAGCAAATCTCATATCTACTGCTCCATGGTGCGTTTAGTGCTTGGCTTCTCCTAGATACCGTTGTTGATTTAAGCCAATGGTTTTAAACTAGCATTTGGATTATAATTTCAGGTTCATTTTCCCGTATCCTCTGCAGTGGGGCCCTCCTACTTTTGCAGCAGGGCATTCTTTTGCTATGATGTCTGCAGTTCTTGTGTCAATGGTTGAGGTACTTACATGTCctgcttcttttcttctttcattttgcaAATTGAACAGAAATCATTCAGTTGATGGGGCTATTCTACAAGCTGGTTTGGGGTTGAGCCATACTTGGTTGTTGAAATGATCGACCAGTACTGATCAGCCGTAGAAAtagcctcttgcaaaaatgcagggtaaggctgcatataatagactcttgtggtccggTCCTTCCCCGGACCTCGCCCATAGCAGGAGTTAGTACACCAGACtgcccttttttattttattttattgctaTACAATTGATCTTGTCCAAGTAATTTTTTTGGCTTGATGAAGATACACTTTTACTGGCTTATGGAAAAGAGTATATTCTGACTCAAACATTGTGTGCACTGTGCAGTCAACCGGAGCTTATATGGCAGCATCTCGTCTGGCAATTGCCACTCCACCTCCTGCCTATGTACTAAGCCGTGGCATTGGATGGCAGGTGAGGTTTCCTTAACAAATTTAAACAGGACCCCTCATATATGAATAGAGTACACAGTTTTTTTTCTTATTGTGTATAATGAAATACTCGTTTGAGGAGAATTTAAACGTGCACTTGTCGAAATTGTCTTATTTTTAGTATTTTGGTCACCTTAAAGATAACATCATTCCTGTAACGAACAGATTCTCTTTACCATTATTCTTAATTCTATATTAGTTGTTAATTTGACCAATTTCATTTCTCctaaaacattttatttttctaattatCTTTTTGTAGGGAATAGGCGTTTTGCTTGATG
Coding sequences:
- the LOC104222151 gene encoding nucleobase-ascorbate transporter 1, which produces MADIAHPPMEQLQDLEYCIDSNPPWPETVLLAFQNYILVLGTSVMIPSWLVPLMGGSDGDKARVIQTLLFVAGINTLLQALFGTRLPAVVGGSFAYVIPIVYIISDSHLQRISEPHVRFVHTMRAIQGALIVASSIQIVLGYSQVWGLFSRFFSPLGMAPVVGLVGLGLFQRGFPALGNCIEIGLPMLLLVIGLSQYLKNVKPLRDFPIFERFPVLICVTIIWIYSIILTASGAYRDKSNKTQHNCRTDRANLISTAPWFIFPYPLQWGPPTFAAGHSFAMMSAVLVSMVESTGAYMAASRLAIATPPPAYVLSRGIGWQGIGVLLDGLFGTGTGSTVSVENVGLLGLTRVGSRRVVQISAGFMIFFSMLGKFGAVFASIPFPIYAALYCVLFGLVGSVGLSFLQFTNLNCMRNLIITGLSLFLGISIPQFFNEYWYPARHGLVNTHAGWFNAIVNTIFTSPPMVGLIVAVFLDNTLEVEKAKKDRGMPWWVKFRTFRGDNRNEEFYTLPFNLNRFFPPT